The following are from one region of the Noviherbaspirillum sedimenti genome:
- a CDS encoding enoyl-CoA hydratase-related protein: MTYHTLQIEHGGGMLATVWLNRPGQYNVLDSRMLDELIAVFAELGAIAQLRAIVLAARGPQFCLGIDPDWRQQLLANAADRCGAEARLAALLQAIHACAVPVVAKVQGDCHGAGTGLVAACDIALAAGHAGFRLPELQPDMQPDVAPVAHIPWVAQAMGARATRRYLLTAERFSAFEAKQFGLVHEAVAADALDERADAIVAALLQADRKKVFGDVIWNKVNKPTGSPAA, translated from the coding sequence ATGACTTATCACACCCTGCAAATCGAGCATGGCGGCGGCATGCTGGCGACAGTCTGGCTGAACCGCCCGGGGCAGTACAATGTCCTCGATTCCCGCATGCTGGATGAACTGATTGCGGTATTCGCAGAACTCGGCGCTATTGCGCAGTTGCGTGCGATCGTGCTGGCAGCGCGCGGTCCGCAATTCTGCCTGGGCATTGATCCCGATTGGCGCCAGCAGCTGCTTGCCAATGCGGCAGACCGCTGCGGCGCGGAGGCGCGCCTGGCGGCCCTGCTGCAGGCCATCCATGCCTGCGCCGTGCCGGTGGTGGCGAAAGTGCAGGGCGACTGTCATGGCGCCGGCACTGGACTGGTGGCCGCCTGCGACATCGCGCTGGCCGCCGGCCATGCCGGCTTCCGCCTGCCCGAGTTGCAGCCCGACATGCAGCCCGACGTGGCGCCTGTGGCGCATATTCCCTGGGTGGCGCAAGCCATGGGCGCGCGCGCGACGCGGCGCTATCTGCTGACGGCGGAACGTTTTTCCGCCTTTGAAGCCAAACAATTCGGCCTGGTGCACGAAGCGGTGGCGGCCGATGCGCTGGACGAACGCGCCGATGCCATCGTCGCTGCCCTGCTGCAGGCCGACAGGAAAAAAGTTTTTGGAGACGTTATTTGGAACAAAGTAAACAAGCCGACTGGATCGCCCGCAGCCTGA
- a CDS encoding MBL fold metallo-hydrolase, translated as MNPLESQLDYPFADNLPAPATLIQVAPGVYWLRMGLPFALNHINLWLLEDEMAGDAGPVKGWTIVDCGIANDATRAAWESIFANQLRGLPVLRVIATHFHPDHLGLADWLCRRWQAPLWMSAGEYAFARMMHAKLPGVADAAMFPHLQRHGMQDSAMPALLDARKNYYPSLVPAVPESYIRLQDGQVLPIGGRDWRVITGFGHAPEHVALHCDSLGVLISGDMVLPRISTNVSVFPIEPQANPVQLYLDSLGKYDALAAETLVLPSHGKPFRGLHVRINQLREHHAERLAEVLEACREAPRSAADIVPIMFRRALDAHQLTFALGEALAHLHQLWLAGHLRRLQGADGVFRFTLAAPEAENL; from the coding sequence ATGAATCCACTTGAATCCCAGCTCGACTACCCCTTCGCTGACAACCTGCCCGCGCCAGCCACCCTCATACAAGTCGCGCCCGGCGTGTACTGGCTGCGCATGGGCCTGCCCTTCGCCCTGAACCACATCAACCTGTGGCTACTGGAAGATGAAATGGCGGGCGACGCTGGCCCGGTGAAAGGCTGGACCATCGTCGATTGCGGCATCGCCAACGATGCCACCCGTGCCGCCTGGGAATCGATATTCGCCAACCAATTGCGCGGCCTGCCGGTCTTGCGCGTGATCGCCACCCATTTCCATCCTGACCATCTCGGCCTGGCCGACTGGCTGTGCCGGCGCTGGCAGGCGCCGCTGTGGATGAGCGCCGGCGAATACGCGTTTGCCCGCATGATGCACGCCAAGCTGCCTGGCGTCGCTGATGCCGCGATGTTCCCGCACCTGCAACGCCATGGCATGCAGGACAGCGCCATGCCGGCACTGCTCGACGCACGCAAAAATTACTATCCTTCGCTGGTGCCGGCAGTGCCGGAATCCTACATCCGCCTGCAGGACGGCCAGGTGCTGCCGATCGGCGGCCGCGACTGGCGGGTCATCACCGGCTTCGGCCATGCGCCGGAGCACGTGGCGCTGCACTGCGACAGCCTCGGCGTGCTGATTTCCGGCGATATGGTGCTGCCGCGGATTTCCACCAATGTCTCGGTGTTTCCTATCGAACCGCAAGCCAATCCGGTCCAGCTCTACCTCGACTCGCTGGGCAAGTACGACGCGCTCGCCGCCGAGACCCTGGTGCTGCCATCGCACGGCAAGCCCTTCCGTGGCCTCCATGTCCGCATCAATCAATTGCGCGAACACCATGCTGAACGTCTCGCGGAAGTGCTGGAAGCCTGTCGCGAAGCGCCACGCTCGGCGGCCGATATCGTGCCGATCATGTTTCGCCGTGCACTCGATGCGCACCAGTTGACCTTTGCCCTGGGCGAGGCGCTCGCGCACCTGCACCAGTTGTGGCTTGCGGGCCACTTGCGGCGCCTGCAAGGCGCCGACGGGGTGTTCCGCTTCACGCTTGCCGCCCCAGAGGCAGAGAATTTGTAA
- a CDS encoding SPOR domain-containing protein: MNYRHNQAGGTFLGIIIGLIIGLGIAVGVAVTINKTPIPFVDRGFKPAKDADTGQMPDLNKSLYGNREPAKQAAKEFQKDAEPAVSAEPAGAGQAAPPNQAAVAPAKAPAVDKPADKPADKAKPADGGAAAKDAAAGDEKWSYYLQAGAFREQADAENAKAKLALLGVESSISERNGDAATGTLYRVRVGPFAQVDAMNRIRSKLSENGVDVAVVRIQK; the protein is encoded by the coding sequence ATGAATTACAGGCACAATCAAGCCGGCGGCACTTTTCTCGGGATTATCATCGGGCTGATCATCGGCCTGGGCATTGCAGTCGGGGTGGCGGTCACCATCAACAAGACTCCGATCCCTTTCGTCGATCGCGGCTTCAAGCCCGCCAAGGATGCCGACACGGGCCAGATGCCGGACTTGAACAAGTCGCTGTACGGTAACCGTGAACCGGCCAAGCAGGCGGCCAAGGAATTCCAGAAGGACGCCGAACCCGCCGTCAGCGCCGAACCCGCCGGGGCCGGCCAGGCGGCGCCGCCCAACCAGGCCGCAGTCGCGCCTGCCAAGGCGCCTGCGGTTGACAAACCCGCAGACAAGCCCGCCGACAAGGCCAAGCCGGCCGATGGCGGCGCAGCGGCCAAGGACGCCGCTGCAGGCGACGAGAAGTGGTCGTATTATCTGCAAGCCGGCGCGTTCCGCGAACAGGCCGATGCGGAAAACGCCAAGGCCAAGCTGGCCTTGCTGGGCGTCGAAAGCAGTATCAGCGAGCGCAACGGCGATGCCGCCACCGGCACACTGTACCGTGTAAGGGTGGGGCCGTTCGCACAAGTCGATGCAATGAACAGGATCCGTTCAAAGTTGTCTGAGAATGGGGTGGATGTGGCGGTTGTGCGCATCCAGAAATAA
- a CDS encoding thiol:disulfide interchange protein DsbA/DsbL: MRLLSRFFMAVGFSLLAASASATPDNPQNGKDYLTLEKPQQTESAGKVEVTEFFWYSCPHCSALDPALADWVKKQGDKISFKRVPVAFRDSFVPQQRLYYSLEAMGKADELQAKIFRAIHVERRQLDTEAQIVEFIAKEGVDKQKFLDLYNSFGVDAKVKRAVQLQSAYQIQGVPTLAVDGRYLTAPSIVSEGNGRMPEPALHAATLKVMDKLVTMSAKPAAKK; encoded by the coding sequence ATGCGTCTTCTTTCTCGATTTTTCATGGCAGTCGGTTTTTCCCTGCTGGCGGCAAGCGCAAGCGCAACGCCGGACAATCCGCAAAACGGCAAGGATTACCTGACCCTCGAAAAGCCACAGCAAACTGAATCCGCCGGCAAGGTCGAAGTCACCGAATTCTTCTGGTATTCCTGCCCACACTGCAGTGCGCTGGATCCGGCGCTGGCGGACTGGGTGAAAAAGCAGGGCGACAAGATTTCCTTCAAGCGCGTGCCGGTGGCTTTCCGCGATTCCTTCGTGCCGCAGCAGCGCCTGTATTATTCCCTGGAAGCGATGGGCAAGGCCGACGAGCTGCAAGCGAAAATTTTCCGCGCGATCCACGTCGAACGTCGCCAGCTCGACACCGAGGCGCAGATCGTCGAATTCATCGCCAAGGAAGGCGTGGACAAGCAGAAATTCCTCGACCTCTACAATTCCTTCGGGGTCGATGCCAAGGTCAAGCGCGCCGTGCAACTGCAGTCGGCTTACCAGATCCAGGGCGTGCCGACGCTGGCGGTCGATGGCCGCTACCTCACCGCGCCGTCGATCGTCTCCGAGGGAAATGGCCGCATGCCGGAGCCGGCCTTGCACGCCGCCACCCTGAAAGTCATGGATAAGCTGGTGACCATGTCCGCCAAGCCGGCGGCGAAGAAATAA
- a CDS encoding acetyl-CoA C-acyltransferase, giving the protein MQDPIVIVGAARTPMGAFQGDFSTLSANELGAVAIRAAVERAGLAPEQVQDVIFGNCLMAGQGQAPARQALIKAGLPTSTGAVTLSKMCGAAMQATMYGYDSIVAGTNEVVVTGGMESMTNAPYLVPKARGGYRIGHGMIFDHMMYDGLEDAYARDASGAGRSMGTFGEDCAAKYGFTRADQDAFAIESVKRAQAATANGWFAPEIAAVTISGRGGDVVIDKDEGPLKAKLDKIPSLKPAFKKDGTITAASSSSINDGAAALVLMRESTAKKLGCKPIARILGHARHSQAPEWFTTAPVGAIAKLYSKVGWSTEEVDLFEINEAFAAVPMAAMKEHNIPHERVNVHGGACALGHPIGASGARIIVTLIGALQRTGGKRGVAALCIGGGEGTAMAIELM; this is encoded by the coding sequence ATGCAAGATCCCATCGTTATCGTCGGTGCCGCCCGCACGCCCATGGGCGCGTTCCAGGGCGACTTTTCCACGCTTTCGGCCAATGAGCTGGGCGCGGTCGCCATCCGCGCCGCCGTCGAGCGTGCCGGCTTGGCACCCGAGCAAGTGCAGGATGTCATTTTCGGTAATTGCCTGATGGCAGGGCAGGGCCAGGCGCCCGCACGCCAGGCCCTGATCAAGGCCGGGTTGCCGACCTCGACCGGCGCCGTGACCCTCTCCAAGATGTGTGGCGCCGCCATGCAGGCCACCATGTATGGCTATGATTCCATCGTTGCCGGCACCAACGAAGTGGTGGTCACCGGCGGCATGGAATCCATGACCAACGCGCCCTACCTGGTGCCGAAGGCGCGCGGCGGCTACCGCATCGGCCACGGCATGATCTTCGACCACATGATGTATGACGGCCTGGAAGACGCCTATGCGCGTGATGCGAGCGGCGCCGGCCGTTCGATGGGCACCTTTGGCGAGGATTGCGCCGCCAAGTATGGCTTTACCCGCGCCGATCAGGATGCCTTCGCCATTGAATCGGTCAAGCGCGCCCAGGCAGCCACTGCCAACGGCTGGTTTGCGCCGGAAATCGCCGCGGTCACCATCTCCGGCCGTGGCGGCGATGTCGTCATCGACAAGGATGAAGGCCCGCTCAAGGCCAAGCTCGACAAGATCCCGAGCCTGAAGCCGGCATTCAAGAAAGATGGCACCATCACCGCTGCCTCGTCCTCCTCGATCAACGACGGTGCCGCCGCGCTGGTGCTGATGCGCGAATCGACCGCGAAAAAACTCGGCTGCAAACCGATCGCCAGGATCCTCGGCCACGCCCGCCACTCGCAGGCGCCGGAATGGTTCACCACCGCACCGGTCGGCGCCATCGCCAAGCTCTACAGCAAGGTCGGCTGGAGCACCGAGGAAGTCGACCTGTTCGAGATCAACGAGGCGTTCGCAGCGGTGCCGATGGCGGCCATGAAGGAGCACAACATTCCGCACGAAAGAGTCAATGTCCATGGCGGCGCCTGCGCCCTGGGTCATCCGATCGGCGCCTCCGGCGCGCGCATCATCGTCACCCTGATCGGCGCCCTGCAGCGCACCGGTGGCAAGCGCGGCGTGGCTGCGCTGTGCATCGGCGGCGGCGAAGGCACCGCCATGGCCATCGAGTTGATGTAA
- a CDS encoding SDR family oxidoreductase: MQRVFITGASSGIGAALARRYAEQGACLGLVARRADALRQLAAGLPNPQRHRCYPLDVTDHAALAAAAADFIAATGGADVVVANAGISAGTLTEYAEDLAVFERILATNLCATVATFAPFIASMKRQAGEGGVCRLVGIASVAGIRGIPGAGAYSASKAAVISYCESLRVELRDSGIRVVTIAPGYIDTPMTRINPYRMPFLLTAEKFAAQAQRAIDAGASYRVIPWQMGMVAKLLRLLPNAVFDALSAKAGRKPRSLPD, encoded by the coding sequence ATGCAACGAGTTTTCATCACAGGCGCCTCCAGCGGCATCGGTGCTGCGCTGGCGCGGCGTTATGCCGAACAGGGCGCGTGCCTTGGACTGGTGGCGCGGCGCGCCGACGCGCTGCGGCAACTGGCCGCCGGCTTGCCGAATCCGCAGCGCCACCGTTGCTATCCGCTTGATGTCACCGATCACGCGGCCCTGGCGGCCGCCGCCGCCGATTTCATCGCTGCCACCGGCGGCGCCGACGTGGTGGTTGCCAACGCCGGCATTTCGGCGGGAACCCTGACCGAATATGCCGAAGACCTGGCGGTGTTCGAACGTATCCTGGCCACCAATCTTTGCGCCACGGTGGCGACGTTTGCGCCATTCATCGCGTCGATGAAGCGGCAGGCGGGCGAGGGCGGCGTCTGCCGCCTGGTGGGCATTGCCAGCGTCGCCGGCATTCGCGGCATTCCCGGCGCCGGCGCCTACAGCGCCTCGAAGGCGGCGGTGATCAGTTATTGCGAATCCTTGAGGGTAGAGCTGCGCGACAGCGGCATCCGCGTGGTGACCATTGCGCCGGGTTATATCGATACGCCGATGACGCGCATTAATCCTTACCGCATGCCTTTCCTGCTGACGGCCGAAAAATTTGCCGCGCAGGCGCAACGGGCGATCGATGCCGGCGCCAGCTATCGCGTGATTCCTTGGCAGATGGGGATGGTGGCAAAGCTGTTGCGGCTGTTGCCCAATGCGGTGTTCGACGCCCTGAGCGCGAAGGCCGGGCGCAAGCCGCGCAGCTTGCCGGACTAG
- a CDS encoding substrate-binding periplasmic protein, translated as MLRPLLRLAASLAILLAAGATWAAPAAPPATLRVYPTGPIYDFRWKLLELALAHTQDDGGVMRLQPQAEEATQNRAMLMLQAGTIDVIALGTNVEREAMARPVRIDILRGIVGYRVFVIRAADQPRIARMEAGELRQLTFGLNSQWADLPIMRANGFTVETSTSHENLYGMLEAHRFDAFPRGLNEATRELAQHHHLYPQLTLESSKALYFPYPVYFWVSRTNTALASRIERGLQLALADGSFRKLFERYHAEEIAALQKDRRQVLRLRNPALPKNNAEPDTRWWWRQ; from the coding sequence ATGTTGCGTCCCCTGCTTCGTCTCGCCGCCAGCCTCGCCATCCTGCTTGCCGCCGGCGCCACCTGGGCCGCCCCGGCGGCACCGCCTGCCACGCTGCGCGTCTACCCCACCGGGCCGATCTATGACTTCCGCTGGAAGCTGCTGGAACTGGCGCTGGCGCATACCCAGGATGACGGCGGCGTGATGCGGCTGCAGCCGCAGGCCGAAGAGGCGACGCAAAACCGCGCCATGCTGATGTTGCAGGCAGGCACGATCGACGTCATTGCGCTGGGCACCAACGTGGAGCGCGAGGCCATGGCGCGGCCGGTCCGGATCGATATCCTGCGCGGCATTGTCGGCTACCGCGTGTTCGTGATCCGCGCCGCCGACCAGCCGCGCATCGCCCGCATGGAAGCAGGGGAACTGCGCCAGCTGACTTTCGGCCTGAACAGCCAGTGGGCCGACCTGCCGATCATGCGCGCCAACGGCTTTACGGTCGAGACCTCCACCAGCCATGAAAACCTCTATGGCATGCTGGAGGCGCACCGCTTCGACGCCTTTCCGCGCGGCCTGAACGAAGCCACGCGCGAACTGGCGCAACACCACCATCTCTACCCGCAGCTGACGCTGGAAAGCAGCAAGGCGCTGTACTTTCCCTACCCGGTGTATTTCTGGGTCAGCCGGACCAACACCGCGCTGGCCAGCCGCATCGAACGCGGCCTGCAGCTGGCGCTGGCCGACGGCTCCTTCCGCAAGCTGTTCGAACGCTATCATGCGGAAGAAATCGCCGCACTGCAAAAGGACCGGCGCCAGGTGCTGCGACTGCGCAACCCGGCCCTGCCAAAGAATAATGCCGAGCCGGACACGCGCTGGTGGTGGCGACAATAG
- the argS gene encoding arginine--tRNA ligase has protein sequence MLAIQRQEIIDLFQHALAPIVAGSDLVPAVVLERPRDPAHGDVACNIAMQLAKPLKKNPRELAQALVANLLASPGREALIASADIAGPGFINLRLAEAAKQAVVSAVQQQGARFGKGEGGAGKSVLIEFVSANPTGPLHVGHGRQGALGDALAALFEQQSYAVTREFYYNDAGVQIGTLAYSVQARARGHKPGDPHWPESAYNGDYIADIAADFLAKKTVSASDGAPVTASGDPNDLESIRLFAVAYLRHEQDLDLQAFGVKFDNYYLESSLYHDGKVEATVNALVKAGKTYELDGALWLRSTDYGDDKDRVMKKSDGSYTYFVPDVAYHITKWQRGFGKVINVQGSDHHGTIARVRAGLQAVGVGIPEGYPDYVLHKMVTVMKNGEEVKISKRAGSYVTLRDLIEWSAGEAAADAADATDNAGARDLTRGRDAVRFFLISRKADTEFVFDVDLALAQSDENPVYYVQYAHARICSVFNQWGGDEAGLAGVDLAPLNSPREAALLARLAEYPDMLQKALDELGPHQVAFYLRDLSGDLHSYYNAERVLVDDESTKLARLALLQATRQVLRNGLALIGVSAPSRM, from the coding sequence ATGCTCGCAATACAAAGACAAGAAATCATCGACTTGTTCCAGCACGCGCTGGCGCCTATCGTCGCCGGCAGCGATCTCGTCCCGGCCGTTGTGCTGGAGCGCCCGCGCGACCCCGCGCACGGCGACGTCGCCTGCAATATCGCCATGCAGCTGGCCAAGCCGCTGAAAAAGAACCCGCGCGAACTGGCACAGGCGCTGGTGGCCAACCTGCTGGCCAGCCCGGGACGCGAGGCGCTGATCGCCAGCGCCGACATCGCCGGTCCCGGCTTCATCAACCTGCGCCTGGCGGAAGCCGCCAAACAGGCCGTCGTCAGCGCTGTGCAGCAGCAGGGCGCGCGCTTCGGCAAGGGCGAGGGCGGCGCCGGCAAGTCGGTGCTGATTGAATTCGTCTCGGCCAATCCGACCGGTCCGCTGCACGTCGGCCACGGCCGCCAGGGCGCGCTGGGCGACGCCCTGGCGGCGCTGTTCGAGCAGCAGAGCTACGCCGTCACCCGCGAGTTTTACTACAACGATGCCGGCGTGCAGATCGGCACCCTCGCGTACTCGGTGCAGGCGCGCGCCCGCGGCCACAAGCCGGGCGATCCGCACTGGCCGGAATCGGCCTACAACGGCGACTACATCGCCGACATCGCCGCCGATTTCCTGGCAAAGAAAACCGTGTCGGCATCCGACGGCGCGCCGGTCACCGCCAGCGGCGACCCCAACGACCTCGAATCGATCCGCCTGTTTGCGGTCGCCTACCTGCGCCACGAGCAGGACCTCGACCTGCAAGCCTTTGGCGTGAAGTTTGACAACTACTATCTCGAATCCTCGCTGTACCACGATGGCAAGGTCGAAGCCACGGTCAATGCACTGGTCAAGGCCGGCAAGACCTACGAGCTGGACGGCGCGCTCTGGCTGCGTTCGACCGATTACGGCGACGACAAGGACCGCGTGATGAAAAAGTCCGATGGCAGCTATACCTATTTCGTGCCGGACGTGGCTTATCACATCACCAAGTGGCAGCGCGGTTTCGGCAAGGTCATCAATGTCCAGGGCAGTGACCACCACGGCACCATCGCGCGCGTGCGCGCCGGCTTGCAGGCGGTCGGCGTGGGCATCCCTGAGGGCTATCCCGACTATGTGCTGCACAAGATGGTGACCGTGATGAAGAACGGCGAGGAAGTGAAGATTTCCAAGCGCGCCGGCTCTTACGTGACCCTGCGCGACCTGATCGAATGGTCGGCCGGCGAGGCTGCCGCCGACGCCGCTGACGCCACTGACAACGCCGGCGCGCGCGACCTGACGCGCGGGCGCGACGCCGTGCGCTTCTTCCTCATTTCGCGCAAGGCCGATACCGAATTCGTCTTTGACGTCGATCTGGCGCTGGCGCAGTCCGATGAAAACCCGGTGTATTACGTGCAGTACGCGCATGCGCGCATCTGCTCGGTGTTCAACCAGTGGGGCGGCGACGAAGCCGGCCTGGCCGGTGTGGACCTTGCGCCACTGAATTCGCCGCGCGAGGCGGCCTTGCTGGCGCGGCTGGCCGAATACCCGGACATGCTGCAAAAAGCGCTCGACGAACTGGGGCCGCATCAGGTAGCTTTCTATCTGCGCGACCTGTCCGGCGATTTGCACAGTTATTACAATGCCGAACGGGTGCTGGTCGATGACGAATCCACCAAACTGGCACGGCTGGCCTTGCTGCAGGCAACCCGCCAGGTATTGCGCAACGGCCTGGCGCTGATCGGTGTATCGGCGCCGTCAAGGATGTGA
- a CDS encoding SDR family oxidoreductase, with the protein MPTALVIGASRGIGREFVRQLLRDGWKVWATARDDASLAELQSAGAQALKLDVAQTDSIATLGWQLDGEKLDLALFVAGVYGPGHGAETAPTSAAFDQVMHANVLGAMQLIPTVAPMVEAARGKCVFISSIMGSIGSATASIGWVYRVSKAALDMVVKSASFDYRHATFVALHPGWVQTGIGGPNAPVPVEQSVEDMLDVIGKLQPGDSGSFYSHDGTRLPW; encoded by the coding sequence ATGCCGACCGCTCTCGTCATTGGCGCCTCGCGCGGTATCGGCCGCGAATTCGTCAGGCAATTATTACGGGATGGCTGGAAGGTCTGGGCGACCGCGCGCGACGACGCCAGCCTGGCGGAATTGCAGAGCGCCGGAGCGCAAGCGCTGAAGCTGGATGTGGCGCAAACCGACTCGATCGCCACGCTCGGCTGGCAGCTCGATGGCGAAAAGCTGGACCTGGCGCTGTTTGTCGCCGGCGTCTATGGGCCCGGCCATGGCGCCGAAACGGCGCCGACCAGCGCCGCATTCGACCAGGTGATGCACGCCAATGTGCTGGGCGCCATGCAACTGATCCCGACCGTGGCGCCGATGGTGGAAGCAGCGCGCGGCAAGTGCGTTTTCATCTCCAGCATCATGGGCAGCATCGGCAGCGCCACCGCCAGCATCGGCTGGGTCTACCGCGTCTCCAAGGCCGCGCTCGACATGGTGGTCAAGTCGGCCTCCTTCGACTACCGCCATGCGACTTTCGTGGCATTGCACCCGGGCTGGGTGCAAACCGGCATAGGCGGACCGAACGCACCCGTCCCGGTGGAACAAAGCGTTGAAGACATGCTGGATGTGATCGGCAAATTGCAGCCCGGCGATAGCGGCAGTTTCTATAGCCATGACGGCACCCGGCTGCCATGGTAA
- a CDS encoding YchJ family protein has protein sequence MVSKAGSKSMARTSEISRCPCGGSDYAACCGRFIAQGKIPQTPEELMRSRYSAYTLGDEAYVRATWCPRTLPEGPLISAEPGMKWLGLDVRRHAGTGDEGVVEFVARYKVGGRAQRMHEVSRFIREAGRWYYVDGSFPDGGA, from the coding sequence ATGGTAAGCAAGGCCGGTTCCAAGTCGATGGCGCGCACCAGTGAAATCTCCAGGTGTCCATGCGGCGGCAGCGATTATGCGGCGTGCTGCGGCCGTTTCATTGCGCAAGGAAAAATCCCGCAAACCCCCGAAGAATTGATGCGTTCGCGCTATAGCGCCTATACGCTGGGCGACGAAGCCTATGTGCGCGCCACCTGGTGTCCGCGTACCTTGCCCGAGGGGCCGTTGATCTCTGCCGAGCCGGGCATGAAATGGCTGGGACTGGACGTGCGCCGGCATGCCGGCACCGGCGACGAGGGCGTGGTTGAATTTGTCGCCCGCTACAAGGTAGGCGGGCGGGCGCAGCGCATGCATGAAGTGAGCCGCTTTATCCGCGAGGCGGGACGCTGGTATTATGTGGACGGCAGCTTTCCGGATGGTGGCGCATGA
- the aceK gene encoding bifunctional isocitrate dehydrogenase kinase/phosphatase, producing the protein MQPDFPKLLSSQIAFDIARTILDGFDKHYRLFRQVSQQAKDFFEKSDWANAQRTARERISYYDKRVQECVQILEDEYAPDDLSDEVWREVKLHYIGLLINHKQPELAEIFFNSVCCSILHRTYFHNDFIFVRPAVSTEYIEPVQGIPTYRVYYPGREGMRNVWKHVVNEFKLQSEFVDLDRDAAYVEQRMDAIFGNVEIESNYQVQVLASLFYRNKGAYIVGKGINGNRIYPFVIPILQNRKGRLLLDTVIFDPALITVLFSFTRAYFMVDMEVPSAYVHFLRSMMPYKPRSEIYTILGLQKLGKGLFYRDFLHHLHHSSDRFQASPGIRGLVMVVFELPSFPYVFKLIKDYFPPPKDTTPALVAEKYLLVKNHDRVGRMADTLEFSHVAFPRERFSKELLAELKEVAPSLVEEESEQIVIRHLYIERRMVPLNIWLTKAEERGDADALEHGIKEYGNAIKDLVGANIFPGDMLYKNFGVTKHGRVVFYDYDEIEYITDCNFRAIPVARNEEDEMSAEPWYPVGKHDVFPEQFETFLLGNPSVRKYFLKHHADLLTPEFWQNRKQRIMQGYIEDVFPYPQEMRFCNQPHAASASAQASY; encoded by the coding sequence ATGCAACCCGACTTCCCCAAACTGCTGTCTTCGCAGATCGCTTTCGATATCGCGCGCACCATCCTCGATGGTTTCGACAAGCATTACCGGCTGTTCCGCCAGGTCAGCCAGCAAGCCAAGGATTTTTTCGAAAAGAGCGACTGGGCCAACGCCCAGCGCACCGCGCGCGAGCGGATTTCCTATTACGACAAGCGCGTGCAGGAGTGCGTGCAGATTCTGGAGGATGAATACGCCCCGGACGACTTGTCGGACGAAGTCTGGCGCGAGGTCAAGTTGCACTATATCGGCCTGCTGATCAACCACAAGCAGCCGGAACTGGCGGAAATTTTCTTCAATTCGGTGTGTTGCAGCATCCTGCACCGTACCTACTTCCATAACGATTTCATCTTCGTGCGTCCGGCGGTCTCCACCGAATACATCGAGCCGGTGCAGGGCATACCGACCTACCGGGTGTATTACCCGGGACGCGAAGGCATGCGCAATGTCTGGAAGCACGTCGTCAACGAGTTCAAGTTGCAGAGCGAGTTCGTCGATCTCGACCGCGATGCCGCCTACGTCGAGCAGCGTATGGATGCAATCTTCGGCAATGTCGAGATCGAATCCAACTACCAGGTGCAGGTGCTGGCCAGCCTGTTTTACCGTAACAAGGGCGCCTATATCGTCGGCAAGGGCATCAACGGCAACCGCATTTATCCGTTCGTGATTCCGATCCTGCAGAACCGCAAGGGCAGGCTGCTGCTCGATACCGTGATCTTCGACCCGGCCCTGATCACGGTGCTGTTTTCGTTCACTCGCGCCTATTTCATGGTGGACATGGAAGTGCCATCGGCCTATGTGCATTTCCTGCGCAGCATGATGCCCTACAAGCCGCGCAGCGAGATCTATACCATCCTGGGCTTGCAAAAGCTCGGCAAGGGATTGTTCTATCGCGACTTCCTGCACCACCTGCATCATTCCTCCGACCGTTTCCAGGCCTCGCCCGGCATCCGCGGCCTGGTGATGGTGGTGTTCGAATTGCCGTCCTTCCCTTACGTGTTCAAGCTGATCAAGGATTATTTCCCGCCGCCCAAGGACACCACGCCGGCGCTGGTGGCGGAAAAATACCTGCTGGTGAAAAACCACGATCGCGTCGGCCGCATGGCCGATACCCTGGAATTTTCCCATGTGGCTTTTCCACGCGAGCGCTTTTCCAAGGAATTGCTGGCGGAATTGAAGGAGGTGGCGCCGTCGCTGGTCGAGGAAGAGAGCGAACAGATCGTCATCCGCCACCTGTATATCGAACGCCGCATGGTGCCGCTGAATATCTGGCTGACGAAAGCCGAGGAGCGTGGCGACGCGGATGCGCTGGAACACGGTATCAAGGAATATGGCAATGCCATCAAGGATCTGGTCGGCGCCAATATTTTTCCTGGCGACATGCTGTACAAGAACTTTGGCGTGACCAAGCATGGCCGCGTGGTGTTTTACGATTATGATGAAATCGAGTACATCACCGATTGCAACTTCCGCGCCATTCCGGTCGCGCGCAATGAAGAGGATGAAATGTCGGCCGAGCCCTGGTATCCGGTCGGCAAGCACGACGTTTTCCCCGAGCAGTTTGAAACCTTCTTGCTGGGTAACCCCAGCGTGCGCAAATATTTCCTCAAGCATCATGCCGACTTGCTCACGCCGGAATTCTGGCAGAATCGTAAACAGCGGATAATGCAGGGGTATATCGAGGATGTATTCCCTTATCCTCAGGAAATGCGCTTTTGCAACCAGCCGCATGCAGCGAGCGCATCCGCGCAAGCAAGTTACTAA